A region of Bacteroidota bacterium DNA encodes the following proteins:
- a CDS encoding Gfo/Idh/MocA family oxidoreductase: MIRVGIIGCGYSGGLHLKIFRKLDNVKIVGCYDINLSEAETFSLKEGVELYDSMDALLDAIDVVDIASIDKDYYPIAVTALKKSKHLFIRAFISDNLFEASELIKLTAEARVIIQVGQTNLFGNALIKAKEFLNEPRLINIYHYYGLNKQKENSCCLENIIHDVDVIQNLVHSDVRSIHATGIPVFEDTSEIMQIQLEFGNGCLVTLFMNLVSELHKFTIDCFQSEYLVFTDMLNSTICITRYIKDKTSKKEIITLKKENELCRLKKELLLFLNAVNSNQKSLKTIENAYSSLEIAQKIIKKINLSYK, encoded by the coding sequence ATGATTCGGGTAGGCATAATTGGATGCGGTTATAGCGGTGGTTTACACTTAAAAATATTCCGCAAACTTGATAACGTAAAGATCGTAGGCTGTTATGATATAAATTTGTCTGAGGCTGAGACCTTCTCTCTCAAAGAGGGAGTAGAATTATATGATTCTATGGATGCTCTCCTCGATGCTATTGATGTGGTTGATATAGCTTCCATAGATAAGGATTATTATCCCATTGCCGTTACAGCTTTAAAAAAATCCAAACATCTTTTTATTCGGGCTTTTATTTCGGATAATTTATTTGAAGCTTCTGAATTGATTAAGTTAACGGCAGAGGCGCGGGTAATTATCCAGGTGGGGCAGACCAATCTCTTTGGCAATGCGCTGATTAAAGCCAAAGAATTTCTCAATGAACCCCGTTTAATAAATATTTACCACTATTATGGCTTGAATAAGCAAAAAGAAAATTCCTGCTGCCTTGAAAATATCATTCATGATGTTGATGTGATTCAAAACCTTGTTCATTCTGATGTGAGAAGTATTCATGCTACAGGTATCCCTGTGTTTGAGGATACTTCGGAAATCATGCAGATTCAGTTGGAATTCGGTAATGGTTGCCTGGTAACCCTTTTTATGAACCTGGTCTCAGAACTTCACAAATTCACTATAGATTGTTTTCAAAGTGAATACTTGGTTTTTACTGATATGCTGAATTCTACTATCTGTATAACAAGATATATTAAAGATAAAACTTCCAAAAAGGAAATCATCACTCTTAAAAAAGAAAACGAATTGTGCCGTTTAAAAAAAGAATTACTTTTATTTCTGAATGCAGTTAATTCAAATCAGAAATCACTTAAAACTATTGAAAACGCTTATTCTTCTTTGGAAATAGCTCAAAAAATCATTAAAAAAATAAATCTTTCTTATAAGTGA
- a CDS encoding protein-L-isoaspartate(D-aspartate) O-methyltransferase — MQDTFRHKGLRLKLIEEIRGKGIKDEKVLEAMNKVPRHAFMESGFVELAYKDRAFPIGAGQTISQPYTVAFQTQLLEVKDNEKILEIGTGSGYQTAILFAMGAKVYTIERQRELFLKAQTLLMQMGYPANFFYGDGNEGLPSYAPFDKILITAGATEIPKALLPQLKVGGRMVLPLGDSSSQVMTLVEKISETEYRTSEHGTFSFVPLLKGKANSNDFYE; from the coding sequence ATGCAGGACACATTCAGACATAAAGGATTGAGACTTAAACTTATTGAAGAGATTAGAGGGAAAGGTATTAAAGATGAAAAAGTGTTGGAAGCGATGAATAAAGTTCCGCGTCATGCCTTCATGGAAAGTGGATTCGTTGAATTGGCTTATAAAGACAGGGCTTTCCCCATTGGGGCAGGCCAAACCATATCACAACCCTATACGGTGGCTTTTCAGACCCAGCTTTTGGAAGTCAAGGACAATGAAAAAATTTTGGAAATAGGAACGGGATCTGGTTATCAAACGGCTATTTTATTTGCAATGGGTGCAAAAGTTTACACCATTGAAAGGCAAAGGGAGCTTTTTCTAAAAGCACAGACCCTGTTGATGCAAATGGGTTACCCTGCCAATTTCTTTTATGGCGATGGAAACGAAGGATTGCCCTCCTATGCGCCTTTTGACAAAATCCTGATTACCGCCGGGGCAACCGAAATACCCAAAGCTTTGCTCCCCCAGCTTAAAGTCGGAGGACGTATGGTTCTTCCTTTGGGTGATTCCTCCTCTCAGGTAATGACTCTGGTTGAAAAAATTTCAGAAACCGAGTACAGGACTTCTGAACATGGCACCTTTAGTTTTGTTCCCTTGCTCAAAGGCAAGGCGAATTCAAACGATTTTTATGAATAA
- a CDS encoding MBL fold metallo-hydrolase, which translates to MLKIKRFVFNPIQENTYLVYDETGECVIIDAGCCDQDEQEELSSFILEQNLKPSKLLITHAHADHLLGSSFVCSTYNIPCLLHLTEATLLKFAVHQASLLGLNMEEPPANVVFIEENEVIPIGESNFTAIHVPGHSPGSLAYYNKQEGILFTGDALFKGSIGRTDLYGGSYESLINSIKQKLMILPDLTKVYPGHGPESNIADERKQNTFLR; encoded by the coding sequence ATGCTAAAGATTAAACGTTTTGTTTTTAATCCTATTCAGGAAAACACATATCTGGTTTATGATGAAACCGGGGAATGTGTGATTATCGATGCCGGATGCTGCGACCAGGATGAACAGGAAGAATTATCTTCTTTTATCCTTGAACAGAACCTAAAACCTTCGAAATTACTGATTACCCATGCCCATGCTGATCATTTGCTGGGAAGCAGTTTCGTTTGCAGTACCTACAATATCCCCTGCCTTCTTCACCTTACAGAGGCAACACTTTTAAAATTTGCTGTGCACCAGGCTTCTCTTTTGGGGTTGAATATGGAAGAACCGCCGGCAAATGTTGTTTTCATTGAAGAAAATGAGGTCATCCCTATAGGAGAATCAAATTTTACGGCAATTCATGTTCCCGGACATAGCCCGGGAAGCCTGGCTTATTATAACAAACAAGAGGGGATCCTCTTTACCGGCGATGCTCTATTTAAAGGAAGCATAGGCAGAACCGACTTGTACGGAGGAAGCTATGAATCGCTGATTAATAGCATAAAACAAAAACTAATGATCCTCCCCGACCTGACCAAAGTCTATCCCGGCCATGGCCCTGAAAGCAATATTGCTGATGAACGCAAACAAAACACTTTTTTAAGATAG
- the gcvP gene encoding aminomethyl-transferring glycine dehydrogenase, producing MPNNEFVDRHIGPSDEEIELMLKETGDSSLDKLIEQTIPASIRIKKPLNLPEGISEYEYSREIRKIASKNIIFKSYIGLGYYDTITPAVIQRNILENPSWYTSYTPYQAEISQGRLEALLIFQTMVMELTGMELANASLLDEGTAAAESMIMLFHARSREQEKKGANLFFVDENIFPQTLDVLKTRSAPLGIELISGNFDEITFDERFFGAFVQYPTADGKIIDYKDFVAKAHSKNVAVSVAADLLSLTILTPPGEWGADVVVGSTQRFGIPVGFGGPHAAYFATLDKYRRYMPGRIIGASVDAHGNKALRLSLQTREQHIRREKATSNICTAQALLASMAAMYAVYHGAEGLRKIASNIHYYTGLLNEGLKSLGYNQENTDFFDTLKINLPSNLNASDIRRIAEDRKQNYYYIDYKTVEISLDETDALKDVNAILKVFSLAKNKKVLKYSKLPEKEYFDARFSRKSQYLAQPVFKQYHGELEMMRYLKRLEHKDFSLTEGMIPLGSCTMKLTGAMEIFALTWPEFGKIHPFAPDDQTKGFQQLIWELEQDLKSITGFDAFTFQPNSGAAGEYTGMMIIRKYHQTRGDMQRNVILIPSSAHGTNPASAAMAGMKVVVVDCDERGNIDVEKLRQLATANKKELAGFMITYPSTHGVFEASIKEMVDIIHQNGGLVYMDGANMNAQVGLTSPASIGADLCHLNLHKTFAIPHGGGGPGVGPVGVRKELVPFLPSHPFRKLSYEDECTAVSSAPYGSASVLTISHAYIKMMGGNGLTKASKVAILNANYLSAKLKDYFPTLYTGEKGKVGHELILECRDLKEKSGITETDIAKRLMDYGFHAPTLSFPVHGTLMVEPTESESLHELNRFVEAMISIYHEIEAIAQGKADSKDNVLKNAPHSATEISKDQWEHPYSRMQAAFPVESLKESKFWPSVSRIDDAYGDRNLVCSC from the coding sequence ATGCCAAATAATGAATTTGTAGATCGCCACATTGGCCCCAGTGACGAAGAAATTGAACTGATGTTGAAAGAAACAGGGGATAGTTCATTAGACAAACTGATTGAACAAACCATTCCGGCATCAATAAGGATAAAAAAGCCGTTGAATCTGCCAGAGGGCATAAGTGAGTACGAATATTCCAGGGAAATCAGGAAAATAGCCTCGAAAAACATCATTTTCAAAAGCTACATAGGCTTGGGGTATTACGACACCATAACTCCGGCCGTAATTCAGCGTAACATTCTCGAGAATCCCTCCTGGTACACCTCTTATACTCCCTATCAGGCAGAAATAAGCCAGGGCCGGCTTGAAGCCCTGTTGATATTCCAGACCATGGTGATGGAACTTACCGGCATGGAATTAGCCAATGCCTCCCTGCTTGATGAAGGCACCGCCGCAGCCGAATCCATGATTATGCTTTTTCATGCCCGCAGCCGGGAACAGGAAAAGAAAGGGGCCAATTTGTTTTTTGTTGATGAAAATATTTTCCCACAAACCCTGGATGTTTTAAAAACCAGATCTGCCCCGCTGGGCATAGAATTGATTTCAGGAAATTTCGATGAAATAACCTTTGATGAACGTTTCTTCGGAGCTTTCGTACAATATCCTACTGCCGACGGAAAAATAATCGATTATAAAGATTTTGTAGCAAAAGCTCACAGTAAGAACGTTGCTGTTTCTGTAGCTGCAGACTTATTAAGTTTAACCATTCTCACTCCTCCGGGAGAATGGGGAGCCGATGTAGTGGTTGGCTCTACGCAAAGGTTTGGCATTCCGGTGGGCTTTGGAGGCCCTCATGCTGCTTATTTTGCCACGCTTGATAAATACCGTCGTTATATGCCGGGAAGGATAATCGGGGCATCTGTTGATGCCCATGGCAATAAAGCCCTGAGGTTGTCCCTTCAAACACGTGAACAACATATACGGCGCGAAAAAGCAACATCCAATATTTGTACTGCCCAGGCCCTGCTTGCTTCAATGGCTGCAATGTATGCCGTATACCATGGTGCTGAAGGATTGAGAAAAATTGCTTCAAACATTCATTATTATACCGGTTTATTAAACGAAGGGTTGAAAAGTTTAGGGTATAACCAGGAAAACACAGATTTTTTTGACACCCTGAAGATTAATCTCCCTTCAAACCTGAATGCATCAGATATAAGGCGCATCGCTGAAGACAGAAAACAAAACTACTATTATATCGATTACAAAACCGTTGAAATCAGCCTGGACGAAACCGATGCCCTTAAGGATGTCAATGCTATTCTTAAGGTTTTTTCTCTGGCTAAAAACAAAAAGGTTTTAAAATACTCCAAACTTCCTGAAAAAGAATATTTTGATGCCCGTTTTAGCAGAAAAAGCCAGTATCTTGCCCAGCCGGTATTTAAACAGTATCATGGGGAACTGGAAATGATGCGTTATTTGAAACGTCTGGAGCATAAAGATTTTTCACTTACCGAAGGAATGATTCCTTTGGGTTCCTGTACAATGAAACTGACCGGGGCCATGGAAATATTTGCATTGACATGGCCTGAATTCGGGAAAATTCATCCTTTCGCACCAGACGATCAGACCAAGGGTTTCCAGCAACTTATATGGGAACTTGAACAGGATCTGAAATCCATAACAGGTTTTGATGCCTTTACTTTTCAACCCAACAGTGGGGCTGCCGGCGAATACACAGGCATGATGATTATCCGTAAATATCATCAAACCAGAGGCGACATGCAGAGAAATGTGATCCTCATTCCCTCTTCCGCTCATGGAACAAACCCCGCCAGCGCTGCTATGGCAGGGATGAAGGTAGTAGTCGTTGATTGTGATGAGAGAGGCAATATCGACGTAGAGAAACTCAGACAACTGGCTACAGCGAACAAAAAAGAACTGGCCGGGTTCATGATTACCTATCCCTCCACACATGGAGTTTTTGAAGCAAGCATAAAAGAAATGGTCGACATCATTCACCAAAATGGCGGCCTTGTTTATATGGACGGGGCAAACATGAATGCACAGGTAGGCCTGACAAGTCCGGCAAGTATAGGCGCAGACCTCTGCCACCTGAACCTGCACAAGACATTTGCCATCCCTCATGGAGGCGGCGGCCCCGGAGTAGGCCCTGTTGGCGTAAGAAAAGAGCTGGTTCCTTTCCTGCCTTCACATCCTTTCAGGAAACTTTCTTATGAAGATGAATGTACAGCAGTATCCTCCGCACCTTACGGAAGCGCAAGCGTACTGACCATATCCCATGCCTATATCAAAATGATGGGAGGAAACGGACTGACCAAAGCTTCGAAAGTAGCAATTCTCAATGCCAATTACCTTTCGGCCAAACTGAAAGATTATTTCCCCACTTTATATACAGGGGAGAAAGGGAAAGTTGGCCATGAGTTGATTTTAGAGTGCAGGGACTTAAAAGAAAAATCAGGGATTACAGAAACTGATATTGCCAAACGTCTGATGGATTATGGCTTTCATGCTCCTACCCTTTCGTTCCCTGTTCATGGAACTTTAATGGTTGAACCAACAGAAAGTGAATCCTTACATGAACTCAACCGTTTTGTGGAAGCAATGATTTCCATTTACCATGAAATAGAAGCCATTGCGCAAGGAAAAGCAGACAGCAAAGACAATGTACTTAAAAATGCACCTCATTCTGCTACTGAAATTTCAAAAGATCAGTGGGAGCATCCATACAGCCGTATGCAGGCAGCATTCCCGGTCGAATCGCTTAAAGAATCAAAATTCTGGCCGTCCGTAAGCCGTATTGACGATGCTTATGGCGACAGAAATCTGGTTTGTTCCTGTTAA